In Nisaea acidiphila, the DNA window CCAGGTCTCCTCCCCGCCGTTAGCGGCCCAAAAGCGGAGATCGTCGTCGTCGAGGCTGCCGTCGACCGCCTGGCGGAGCCAGTAATCGTGGTTCCCGAGCAGGCAGACATCCGTAACCGGGCGTTTCGTGAACGCCCCAAGTCCGCCGAGCGCGAGGCCGAGAACTTCGAGACTCGCCGGCCCGCGGTCGATCAGGTCGCCGAGCAGGATCGCCGTCACCTGTTCCGGCTTGATCCGCGCGACATCCTCCGCCACCGCCTCGAACAGCGCGGTCAGCAGATCGGCCCGTCCGTGCACGTCGCCTATGGCGATCACCATATGTCCGTTCGCAACCGGGCGCGGGACCTCGCGCCACTCGTAGCGATGGATTTCAGATTGCGGGTTCAGCTGCCCCTCCAACGGGTTATGATCGGCGCCGGCATACGGACCGGCGGCACGTGCCGGTCCATAGGGCAACAATGACAAGTCTGTGTCTAGGGACCAAATGGCCGCAATCCAGCGCACCGATCCGAACATCGTCAGT includes these proteins:
- a CDS encoding metallophosphoesterase, with translation MSLLPYGPARAAGPYAGADHNPLEGQLNPQSEIHRYEWREVPRPVANGHMVIAIGDVHGRADLLTALFEAVAEDVARIKPEQVTAILLGDLIDRGPASLEVLGLALGGLGAFTKRPVTDVCLLGNHDYWLRQAVDGSLDDDDLRFWAANGGEETWRSFGINRVVGARDMIMQTRRRLPDPVLEFIMSMSVTYRVDDYLFVHAGIDPRQPLSNQTLKTLCWIRDPFLNPEVWPFELTVVHGHTVEWNHGEPLVHDHRIGIDSGAVKTGVLTALEINSGQMRFVQAWDERALEEERRRSG